From the Campylobacter volucris genome, the window TTTGGATCATTTAAAAATGGGGTTAATCAAAGGATTAAAGGATTTTCCTTTTAGAGTATATGAAGACGAAAAAATAAGTGAGTATTTATTTCCTATCGTAGAAAGCATTATACAAACTTGTCTTGAAAATAATCAAAATTTAATTATAGAAGGAATTTATCTTACTCCTAAAAGAATTCAAAAATTTAAAAATAACGCTTTAATAAAGATATTCTATATTATTTTTTCAAAAGAATATATTTTGCAAAATTATAAATTAATATATCAAAAAGAAAATATTATAGAAACTCGTTTAACCAGTGAAAAAGAAAATATAAATATTTTAATATCAAATCATAAGTATTTAAAATCACAATGTGAAAATTTTAATTTAGCTTTTTTAGAAATTAAAAAAGACTATGAAATTGAAATTCAAAAAGCTTTTGATTTTTTTGTATAATTTTAATTTTAAATAGGAGAAATTATATGAGATATGGTGAAAAAGAGATAAAGGAATTTAGCGTAGAAAATATGGAAGTTTGGCCAAATGATGCTAAAAATGATTATGTGATTAAGATCACTTTACCTGAATTTATGTGTTGTTGTCCGCGTAGTGGATATCCTGATTTTGCTACTATTTATCTTGAATATATACCAAATAAATTAGTAGTAGAGCTTAAAGCTATAAAACTTTATATAAATACTTTTATGCATAGAAATGTTTCACATGAAGCAAGTATAAATGAAATTTATAATACTTTAAAAGAAAAATTAGATCCAAAATGGATAAAAGTAGTTGGCGATTTTAATCCACGCGGTAATGTTCATACTGTTATAGAATGTAGATCAGATTTAGTAGTACCAAAATAAAATATTTGTTTTAAAAATTCCATTTTTAAAAATATAAATTAAATTTATATTAAATATAATAATTATATATTTTAAACACTTTTACTTTTAGAAACACTTTTTATATAAATAGGATACTTTTTATATTATTTTATAAAAAAGTATCTTAGAATTTACTCGAATTTACATTTTAAGGATAAATACAATGGAAAAGTATCAATTAGATCAAGAACAAAATTCACAAGAAGATCGTAGAGGCTTTTTAAAAAATTTAGGTATTACTTTGCTTGGAGCTAGTGCTTTGGCAAATGTTTCTTTTGATAATTATTTTTTAGGTAGTCAAGCACTTGCTAAAGAATTAGATAGTTTTAAAATCGATGGAAAAAAAGATGTGATTTATCATGGGGAAAGACCTATGACAGCAGAAACACAAATTTATGCTTTAGATCCTGATTTTACAAGACCTGAAAATTTCTTTGTAAGAAATAATGGTGTTCCACCTGAAATGAGTACAATAAAAGAAAGAATGAAAAAAGGTTGGACACTTGAAATTGGCGGAGAAAGTGTAAAAACTGCAAAAACATACACTCTAGATGAACTAAAGAAAAAATTCAAACATTATACCTATGCATTGACTTTAGAATGCGGTGGTAATGGTAGAGGTGAAGTTATACCTAGCACTAAAGGGACTCAATGGGGTTATGGAGCTGTTGCTTGTGGTAGATGGACAGGAGTTAGACTAAAAGATATTTTAGAAGATTGTGGTGTAAAAGATGATGCTGTTTATATAGGGTATTATGGAATCGATACTAAATTAAATGGTGAAGAAGCTTCTCCTATTAGTAGAGGTGTGCCTATTAAAAAAGCTATGCAAGATGAAACATTAGTTGCTTGGGCTTATGAGGGTAAAGATATACCTTGGATCAATGGTTATCCACTTCGTTTAGTTTGTGGAGGATACCCTGCGAGTACAAGTGGTAAATGGCTTTCAAAAATTGTTGTAAGAAATAAAGTTCATGATGGTGAAAAAATGGACACTTCTTATAAAGTTCCAGTAAATCCTGTAAAACCAGGTGATTTTACATCTAAAGTTGAAATGAAAATCATCGAATCAATGCCAGTAAGATCTATCATCACTAACATCAAAAATAACACAAAAATTAAAGCAAATAAAAAATTTGAAGTTAGAGGAAAAGCTTGGGCGGGCGAGTTAGAAGTAAAAGAAGTATATGTAAGTAATGATTATGGTGTAACTTGGACTAAAGCAAAAGTTGAAAAACCTTTAAATCGTCTTGCATGGCAAAAATGGAGCACTCAAATTTCAATCCCAACAAAAGGATATTATGAAATTTGGGCTAGAGCAGTTGATAGTGAAGGAAATAGTCAGCCTATGGTTTTAGCACAATGGAATCCGGGTGGTTATATCAACAATGCTTGTCATAGAATAAATGTTCTTGGAGTATGAGATGTTTAAAAAAATAATCTTAGTTTTATGTATAGGATTTTCTTTTCTTTTTGCAAATGCGCAATATAAAGTAAATCCTGATACAGGATTGATTATAGATCCAGATTCTCCTTTAGTGGAAGCTAATTGTTTAGCTTGTCATGGCTCAGGACTTATCACTAATATGCGTGCAAGCAAACAAGCTTGGCTTGCTGCTATTAGATGGATGCAAGAATCAGAAGGTTTATGGGAAATTCCTGCAGATGATGAGGAAAAAATTTTAAATTATTTAACTAAATATTACGGGGAAAAATACGATACTAGAAGAAGAATCCCTTTAAATGTTTTGTTAGAAAAATAAAAATTTAGGATATAATTAATAAATTATAAACCAAAAGGAGTAAAATATGAAGTTAAAATCTTTAAGTATTATCGCAAGCATTGCTTTGCTTTCTAATGTAGCTATAGCAGATGAAAATTCTGGTTTGCTTTTAGGTGTTGATGCTGGTTGGTTTCATACTCAAATAGATAGTAGTATCAAACATAGAAATAATGGACAAAAAGCAAATTTTAATGGTGATTTAGAAGGTAATATCCCTGTTTTTGGTTTAAAAATAGGCTATCGTATTAATGAAAATCATAGAGTATATAGTGCTTATAATTATTCAAGCGAAATGAGTGATGTGATTACCATTCCTAGATTTACAATAGATGGGGAATTTGATACTCATAAGATTTTATTTGGTTATGATTTTACTCCAAAGGTATTTGACAATACAAGAGCTGTTTTAGGACTTTATGGTGGGTATGCTAGAACTGATCTTACTTTAAAAACAGGTCGTTTATCTTTATCTGAAAATTTTGATGGTTTTACTTACGGAGCAAAAATAGGTGCTTTATATGAACTAAATCTTTCAAATGAGATAGAATTTGGTTTTAAAGTGGAAAAAACTACCTATACTTCAAGAAATTTTTATAAAGACTCAATAGGATCAAATTTTTATAATCCTGAGCAAACTAACTATGGTTTATATCTAGGTTATACTTATAAATTCTAGGAGTAAAAATGCCAAAAGATGCAAATGGTGCAGAATTAAATGCAGGTGATAGTGTAAGCGTCATAAAAGATTTAAAAGTTAAAGGAGCAGGTGCTACTTTAAAGCGTGGCACCACTATCAAAAATATCAAATTAACAAACAAAGATACTGAGATTGAAGCTAAGGTTGATAAATTTGGTATGATAGTATTAAAAACAGAATTTCTTAAAAAAATTTAAATAAATTCTCAAAAAATTATTTTTGAGAATTTTCTTCTATACAATGTTTAAAAATAAATTGATGTTCTTGTGGTAAGGTTTCAAACAAAGCATTAGCTAAATTTCTAATCTCCCAAAGGGCTGATTTAGAACTTCTTAAAGTAAGAAAATTTTGCAAACTTCTTGCGTTTATAGTTAGAGTGAGTTCGGTTTTGTAGCTTTCTGGTAAGCAGTATTTTGCTATATCTAAACTTATGCTATTTTGTAAAATTAAACGCAAATTTTCTAAAGCTTTTATGCTTGCATTATCTACTACTTCATTTCCTGTTAATACTAAGTATCTTTTGGCATTTTCAAAATCATTTTCTTTAAATTCATTTTCATTTTTGAGTTCTTTTAAAGTATATCTTGTGCTTTTTACACTAGGACTAGTGTGACGATGTCTTGCAACTTCTTGCAAGCAAGCTCTTGAAATGCCTTGTATATAAAAAGTATAATTTAAATGTTCTAAAGTTGAAGCGTGTTTAAATTTATTTCCTACACGATCGATTAATTCTTTATCTTTTTCTCCTCCACAATCGCCTTTATCAAAACTTTGCCAACAAGTTCTTGTAGCATGTGAGCACACGCTTAGTGGAGTGTAGTTTAATAATGTAATCTTCATCAATTATCCTTATAAAAAATAAGCTAATTTTACAAAAAAAGTTTATAAAAATAAAATTTTTTATTGGTTATAATTTTAAAAAAATAGCAAGGTAATTTTATGAAATTAAAACAAACTAAATATATATTTGTAACGGGCGGAGTTTTAAGTTCTTTAGGCAAAGGTATCGCAGCAGCTTCAATCGCTACAATTTTAAAAAATTCAGGTTTAAAAGTAAGTATTTTAAAAGCTGATCCTTATATAAATGTAGATCCTGGCACTATGAGCCCTTTAGAACATGGAGAAGTTTTTGTAACTGATGATGGAGCTGAAACGGATCTTGATTTGGGTCATTATGAAAGATTTTTAAATGAAAGTTTGTCTCAAGATAATAATTTTACCACAGGAAGAGTTTATCAAAGCGTCATAGAAAAGGAAAGAAGAGGAGATTATCTTGGTAAAACTATACAAGTTATCCCTCATATAGTAGATGAAATAAAAGATCGTATAAAAAAAGCTGGGATAGATAAAGATATTTTGATAGTAGAAATTGGTGGAACGGTTGGCGATATAGAAGGTTTGCCATTTTTAGAAGCTATTAGAGCTTTAAAGCTTGAAGTTGGAAAGTATAATGCTATCAATATACATTTAACTTTGGTGCCTTTTATAAAAGCAGCAGGAGAGCTTAAAACTAAGCCAACGCAACATAGTGTTGGAGAGCTTCGTCGTATAGGTATAAGCCCTGATATGATTATATGTAGAAGTGAAAAATCTTTAGATAAAGACTTAAAAGAAAAAATTGCAATTTCATGTGGAGTTGAAAAAAATTGTGTTATAGAAAGTGTTGATGCAGCAAGTATTTATCAAATTCCATTGAATTTTTTAAGTCAAGATATTTTAAGTGCTATTGCAAATTTGCTTGATTTAAAAGATTTAAAGCCAAATATGAATGAATGGGATATTTTAGTAAAAAGGGTTATAGCTCCAAGCAATGAATTAAACATTGCTTTTGTTGGAAAATATGTTGATTTAAAAGAAAGTTACAAAAGTTTAACTGAAGCTATTATCCATGCTGGCGCAGCTTTAGATGCAAGGGTAAATTTAAAATGGATTGATAGTGAAAAATTAGAAAATTCTAATATAGAAGAAAATTTTAAAGATGTAAGTGGGATTTTAGTAGCTGGTGGTTTTGGATATCGTGGTGTAGAAGGTAAAATTCAAGCTATAAAATATGCAAGAGAAAATAAAATTCCATTTTTGGGAATTTGTTTAGGGATGCAGCTTTCTTTAATAGAATTTGCAAGAAATGTTTTAAAACTTGAAGATGCAAATTCGAGTGAATTTGACAAAAATTGTAAAAATCTTATTATATTTTTGATTGATGAATTTATTGATTCTAGCGGTAAAAAACAAATTAGAACAAGCAAAACCCCACTTGGTGGAACTATGAGACTTGGATCTTATGAGTGTCATATAAAAGAGAATACTTTGCTTAGCAAAGTCTATAATGGTCAAAAAATAGTAAAAGAACGCCATCGTCATCGCTATGAAGCAAATCCAAAATATAAAGATATTTTTGAAAAAAATGGACTTATAATTAGTGGAGAAAATGATGGGTTAGTTGAAGCTATAGAATTAAAAAATCACCCATTTTTCTTAGCAGTGCAATTTCACCCAGAATTTACTTCTCGTTTGGTGAAAGTAAATCCTGCGATTTTTTCTTTTATAAAAGCATCGTTAGATAAAAAATATGTTAAATAAAGCACAAATTAAACAAATTTTACATCAGCGTTTTGAAAATGATATCCATGTAAAACTTTGTGATCTTCCTATGCCTTCTTGTTTAAAAGATGTTTTTAAAGGAGCTTTGCGTATAAAAGAAGCCATTGAAAAAAATCAAAAAGTTGCTATAGTTGGTGATTATGATGTAGATGGGGTTATTTCTTGTGTTATATTTTCAGAATTTTTTGATGATATAGGTTTTGATTATATAGTTAAAATTCCAAATCGTTTTAAAGATGGCTATGGTTTAAATGAAGAAATTATTAATGAACTTGGATCAATTGATCTAATTATCACTGTAGATAATGGCATAGCCGCTGTTGAAGCAGCAAAAATGTGTAAAGAAAAAGGCATTGATTTAATTATTACAGATCATCATATGCCACCTGCTATTTTACCCGATGCCTATGCTATTATTAATCCAAAACAGCAAGATTGTGATTTTCCTAATGTTGAAATTTGTGGAGCCCAAGTTGCGTGGTATTTGATTGGAGCTATAAAAGAAGTTTGTAAAATTAATTATGATATGTGTAAATTTATCGAGCTTTTGGCTATTGCTATTATAGCTGATATGATGGAGCTTAGGGATTTAAATAGAGCTTTGGTAAGAAAAGGCATAGAATGTATTAACTCTTCTAATCGTGTTGCATTTAAAGCCATACGAAAATATTTTGGAAAAGATAAATTTGAAATTGATAATATTAGCTTTTTAATAGCACCATTAATCAATAGCGCAGGAAGAATGGATGATGCTATCATTTCTTATAAATTTTTACATTCAAAGAATATGGATGAGGTGATGGATTATTTAGAGCAAATTGTCTCTTATAATAATAACCGCAAAGATGAAGAAAGAGAGCTTTTTAAGCAATGTCTAGAGCAAGTTGATGAAAATAATAGTGTGATCATTGTTAATGGTTGTAATTGGCATGAAGGGGTTTTAGGCATAGTAGCAAGTAGGTTAGCAAAGCATTTTAATAAACCTGCGTTTGTATTTTCACAATGTGAAGATAGAGCTAAAGCAAGTGTTAGAAGTGTTGGACAAATTGATATTTTAGAAGTGATAGAAAAAGCTAAAGAATTAGTTTTAAGCTATGGCGGACACAAAGGTGCGGCTGGAGTAATGGTTCATGTAGATCAATTTGAGTTGTTTAAAAATAGACTTAATGAAATTTGTGCTCAAATTCCAAAAGAGGATTTTTATAGTTCAGATGAAGTTCTTGGTAGTATTGATCCTAATGAAGTTGATTTTGAACTTTTAGAAATTTTAGAATTTTTTGAGCCATTTGGCCATAAAAATCCAAGACCATATTTTAAATTTAATCAGCTTTTTGTAAAAAATAAAAAATATATAGGTAAAGATGAAAAGCATATTAAATTGATTTTAACTTATGATAATAAGACATTAGAAGCTTTGTTTTTTAATTATGATTATGAGCCAAATATAGGTGAAAATATTAGTTTAATTGCAAGTATTTCTAAAAATAATTTTAGAGGTTTAATTACCCCTCAGCTTACCATAAAAGAGATTATAAAATAGTATTTAGGACTAGTATGATTCAAAAATTATTATTGTTTTTTATATTTCAAGGTATCGTTTATGCTTATGAAACAAAAATTTTTGTTAATAATACCTATATACCTGAAAATTTTTACAAATATGACAAAGACTTTAAAAATGCAGCTAAAAAGTATAATATACCTGTATTTTTACTAAAAGCTATAGCTTTAACTGAAAATGCTTCTTTTGAGCATGATAGTATAGGTATTAATAAAAATAAAACTAAAGATTATGGATTAATGCAAATTAATAGCATTCATTTAAAGCGTTATGGAATTAGCAAAAAAGATATACAAAGAGCTTGTGTTAATATAGATACAGCAGCAAGATTGTTATATGAAATTATACAAAAACATGGTTTTAATTGGGATGCTATAGGTAGATACCACTCTTCTAATGAAAAATATAAAAATATATGGCTTAATAAAGTAGCAAAAAATTTTATAACAGTAATTTTTAAAGATATAAATGATCTTATAGTAGTAGAAAAAATTAGGGTAACAAAGCTTATGTATTTATTACTTAGTTTTAATGAAAAACAATATTTACATCTAGCAAATAATTAATTATAAATTTTCTTGTTTTAAAGCTTGAGCTTGATGATAAGTAATTAATGGCTCTATGATTTCATCAAAAAGACCACCTTCTAAAATCGCATCAAGTCTATATAGAGTAAGATTTATTCTATGATCGCTAATTCTATTTTGAGGGAAATTATAAGTGCGTATGCGTTCGCTTCTATCGCCGCTTCCAACTTGAGATTTTCTTGCTTGACTTTCTTTTGCTAAGCGTTCTTGTTCTTGCATTTCAAAAAGTCTTGCTTTTAAAACTTTCATGGCACTTTCTTTATTTTTATGCTGACTTTTACCATCTTGATTTACCACTACTATACCAGTTGGGATATGGGTAATTCTTACAGCACTATCTGTGGTATTTACACTTTGTCCGCCATGACCGCTACTGCGCATTACATCAATTTTTAAATCGTTTGGATTGATTTGAATTTCTACATCATCAACTTCAGGCATAATAGCTACTGTAATAGCTGAAGTATGGACTCTTCCTTGTGATTCAGTTTCAGGAACTCTTTGAACCCTATGGGTGCCACCTTCATATTTTAATCTAGAATAAGCTCCATTTCCTTTTATAAGAAGGATGATTTCTTTAAATCCACCAACACTTCCTTCGCTTGAGCTGACTATTTCGTATTTATAATCACGATTTTCAGCATAGCGTATATAAGCTTTTACCAAATCTCCAACAAACAAAGAAGCCTCATCGCCACCAGTTCCAGCACGAATTTCTAAAAAGATATTTTTATCATCATTTGGATCTTTTGGTAATAAAAGGATTTTTAGCTCTTCTTCGAGTTTAGGTTTTAAAAGTTCTAAATTTTTTAATTCTTCTTTGGCTAATTCTCCAAGCTCAAGATCAGATAATAGAACCTTATTTTCTTCTATATCCTCTAAAGTTTTAAGATATTCTTGGGCTTTTTCTACTATAGGTTCTAAATTTTTTTGCTCTTTTGATAGAGCAGTCATTTTGGAAATATCATTGGAGATATTAACATCGCTTAAGAGAGCATTAAGCTCATCAAAGCGTGCTAAAAAAGGTTTGAGTTTATCAGCTAACATTAAATTATGCTATTTTATTTACCAACAATGCTAATCTACTTACACGGCGTGAAGCAGTTTGTTTTTTCAAAAATCCACGACTTACCATAGCATGGATGCTTTTATTTGCTACTTTTAATGCATTTATTGCTGCTTCTTTGTCGCTATTTGCTGCTGCCTCGCGAACTGCTTTAGTAATGTTTTTTAATCTTGTTCTATAAAATCTATTTCTTTCAGTTCTTTTTATAGTTTGTCTTGCTCTTTTTTCAGCAGATTTATGGTTTGCCATAACATTCCTTTTTTATAAATTAAGTTGATAATTATACAAAAAATAAATTAAATTTTTATAAATTTAAGCGATATTAAAGTATTTAGAATGCGAACTATTAAAGTTTAAATTGCTTACTTGTTTTAATATTTTATATTATTAAATTTTAGAAAATCTCTTAATTTATCATACTCTCCATTTTCTAAATAGCGATATTTTCCAGCTTTCAATACACCAAGATCTAAAGCACCAAAAGCCACTCTTTTAAGATCCATTACTTCTAGATCAAAATGTCCAAAAAATCTTCTAAGTTCTCTATTTTTACCTTCATTGATAATTACTTTTAGTTTGGTAAATCCTCCACTTGATCCAAAAATTTCAAAATCCAAAAAAGGAGCAAAACTCATAGATGTTATTTTAGTTTTTGCGTGAGCTCCTTTTGTTTCATTTTGAATTTCTAAACCATTTTGCATAGCCTCTATGACATTTTTGTCTACAATACCTTTAACTTTTAAATAATACTCTCTTTCTAAATCGCTATGCATTAACGCATCAGCTATTACAGGAGAGTCTGTTAGTAAAAGCAACCCCTCACTTGCAAAGTCTAATCTTCCTACACTAAGCCAAGTGTTAAATTGTCTAGGCAAGCTATCATAAATAGTTTTTCTGCCTCTATCATCTTTTTTACTAACTATTTCACCCTTTTGTTTGTGATAAATGATGACTGAAAATTGTGTTTTTTTATGTAATTTTTTACCATTTATAAAAATTTTATCATCTTCTTTTACACTATCGCTTAATTTTGCAATCTTGTGATTTATTTTAACCAAATCTTGCTTTATAAGCTCATCAGCTTCACGGCGTGAATATTTGCTATTGTGTGAGATAAATTTGTTAATTCTCATTTTCACTCATTTTATACTACAAATATTGTTGGAACTATGGTTGGATATTTTTTAATTTTTTTAAATATATGTTTTTTTAACACTTGTCTAATTTGTGCTTCTAAAATTTTTGGATTGTTTAAAATTTCATCCTTTATATTTGGTAAAAATTGACTTAAAACATCACTCATTTCTTTAGAAAATGCTCCATCTTGCTTATCTGCTACCAAGCCATAACTAAAAACTCTTGGTTTGTTTATAAGTGTTTTGGTTTCTTTATTTAGTTGAGCAATAATAACCACTATGCCACTATCTGCTAATTTTTGTCTATCTATCACAACATCATCAGCGATTTGTTTATTGATTTGATTGTCTACAAAAACCTTGCCTGTTTTGACTGTTTTTACGCGTTTGATGTATTTTTGGCAAAGCTCTACTTGATCACCATCACTCATTAAGTAAATGTTTCTTTCAGGAATTCCACATTTAATAGCTGTTTCTTTATGCTTGTTTATGTGATTATATTCTCCATGGACAGGTAGGAAAAATTTAGGTTTTACTAAGGTTAGCATTAGTTTTTGCTCTTCTATACTAGCATGTCCGCTTACATGAATTTCGCTAAATTCTTGATAAGCTACTTTTGCTCCTGCTTTTAAAAGAAAATCAAGCACAGCAGAAACATTTGCTTCATTTCCAGGTATAGCTTTAGCTGAGATGATTACTTGATCGCTAGGTTTAATTTTGATAAATTTATGCTCATCTGTAGCCATTCTATATAAAGCACTCATTGTCTCACCTTGGCTTCCTGTGGTAACTATAAGCACTTCATTGTCTTTGTATTTGCTTACCTCATCTGCATCAATGAAAATTTTTCTATCTAGCTTAATATATCCAAGTTCCATAGTTGTATATAAATTTCTTTCCATAGAACGACCTATAACACATACTTTTCTTCCATATTTTAAGCCATAGCTAATTGCTTGATAGACTCTGTGTATATTTGAGCTAAAAGTGCTCATTATCACCCTGCCTTTAGTCTTAGAAAAAATTTGATCAAAAGTAGGTCCTACAGAACTTTCGCTTTTTGTGTAGCCTTCTTTGTATGAATTTGTACTATCGCTTAAAAGACACAAAACTCCTTCTTCTCCATATTGAGCTAAACGATTTAAATCGCTTGGATATCCATCGATTGGAGTTTGGTCTATTTTAAAATCTCCTGTATGTATTATAGTTCCTGCTTTGGTTTTTATGGCCAATGCTGAAGCATCAATGATAGAATGGGTTATATGTATCCATTCTATATCAAAATCACCTATTTCATAAATTTGTCTTTTTGTTACTGGTCTAAACCATTTGCGTTCAGCTTTTAATCCATGCTCTTCAAATTTGTTTGAAATCATTCCAAGAGCTAATGGGGTAGCATAAATTGGAAATTGAAATTCTTTAAAAAAATACGGCACGGCGCCTATATGATCTTCATGTGCATGAGTGATGATGATGGCTCTAATTTTATTTTTGATTTTTCTTATATAATCAAAATCAGGTATGATGATATCTACTCCATGCATAGTACCATCTGGGAAACTCATACCTATATCAACTACAATCGCATCATTGTTTGTTTCAAAAACGGTTATATTTCCACCTATTTCCCCAAGTCCTCCAAGAGGAGTAATTTTGATTTTATGCTCGCTTTGATTATTGTGTTTTAAAGGGTGCAATCTTAACTCATGCATAAGTTTGTTTGCTTCTATGCTTTTTGCAAGTTCTATTTGCCAATCTTCATTACCATTTAATTTCGAAGGCAAATTGCGATTTTTCTTTTTTTTCTTTTTATCATCAGAATTGGTAGAATTTTCTATATTATTAGCATTTTCTTCTGCTGTATTTTCAAAATTTTTCTTTTTTTTATTTTTGAATTTGTTATATCTTTTAGCTTTATTTTGCTCTAAAGTTTTGTTTTCCTCGTTCATAGTTATCCTTTAAATACTTAAAAATTTTAAGGTATTGATCAACGCTTATTTCATGAGCCCTTGAAGTGGGCACTATTTTTAATGTATTGAAAATTTCTAAAATTTTTTCTTTTTTATCTTTAAAATTTGATATTAATTGCTTTCTTGGATTTTGAAAACAAATTCTAAGAAAAGCTTTAAAATCTTCTAAATTTTCAATTTTTTGCTCATAAGTCGCTATTTTTTCGAGCTTCATCACAGCTGAAGTAACTTTTGGAGGCGGATTGAAACTTTCTGGTTTGATTTCAAATAATAAATTTCTTTTACAAATCAATTCACAAAGAATACTTAATGCCGAAAAATTACTTTCTTTAAAATTTGCACAAAATTTTTGCGCGACTTCTTTTTGCACCATAACGATAAGCCCTAGACATTTTTTATCTTCTAAGGCTTGTAAAATTAAATTTGTAGCAATATAATAAGGTAAATTTGCTACTAAAAAATACTCTTCCTTGCTTAAATTTCCATTTTCAAAAGCTAAACTAGCGTCTTGATGGATAAGCTCGAAATTTCCACCTTGAATTTCATTTTGAAATTTTTTATTTAAAATAGGAATCAAATCTTTATCAATCTCATAAGCTCTTAGTTGAACTTGTGGGATTTTCAAAAGTTCTTGCGTTAAATCACCTAAGCCAGGCCCAATCTCAACTATATTTGTAGTATCTTTGGGTATGGCTTGAGTGATTTTCATTATCACGCTCTTATCGCATAAAAAATTTTGTCCAAAATGTTT encodes:
- a CDS encoding alkylphosphonate utilization protein, producing MPKDANGAELNAGDSVSVIKDLKVKGAGATLKRGTTIKNIKLTNKDTEIEAKVDKFGMIVLKTEFLKKI
- a CDS encoding CTP synthase, yielding MKLKQTKYIFVTGGVLSSLGKGIAAASIATILKNSGLKVSILKADPYINVDPGTMSPLEHGEVFVTDDGAETDLDLGHYERFLNESLSQDNNFTTGRVYQSVIEKERRGDYLGKTIQVIPHIVDEIKDRIKKAGIDKDILIVEIGGTVGDIEGLPFLEAIRALKLEVGKYNAINIHLTLVPFIKAAGELKTKPTQHSVGELRRIGISPDMIICRSEKSLDKDLKEKIAISCGVEKNCVIESVDAASIYQIPLNFLSQDILSAIANLLDLKDLKPNMNEWDILVKRVIAPSNELNIAFVGKYVDLKESYKSLTEAIIHAGAALDARVNLKWIDSEKLENSNIEENFKDVSGILVAGGFGYRGVEGKIQAIKYARENKIPFLGICLGMQLSLIEFARNVLKLEDANSSEFDKNCKNLIIFLIDEFIDSSGKKQIRTSKTPLGGTMRLGSYECHIKENTLLSKVYNGQKIVKERHRHRYEANPKYKDIFEKNGLIISGENDGLVEAIELKNHPFFLAVQFHPEFTSRLVKVNPAIFSFIKASLDKKYVK
- the queF gene encoding preQ(1) synthase, which encodes MRYGEKEIKEFSVENMEVWPNDAKNDYVIKITLPEFMCCCPRSGYPDFATIYLEYIPNKLVVELKAIKLYINTFMHRNVSHEASINEIYNTLKEKLDPKWIKVVGDFNPRGNVHTVIECRSDLVVPK
- the recJ gene encoding single-stranded-DNA-specific exonuclease RecJ encodes the protein MLNKAQIKQILHQRFENDIHVKLCDLPMPSCLKDVFKGALRIKEAIEKNQKVAIVGDYDVDGVISCVIFSEFFDDIGFDYIVKIPNRFKDGYGLNEEIINELGSIDLIITVDNGIAAVEAAKMCKEKGIDLIITDHHMPPAILPDAYAIINPKQQDCDFPNVEICGAQVAWYLIGAIKEVCKINYDMCKFIELLAIAIIADMMELRDLNRALVRKGIECINSSNRVAFKAIRKYFGKDKFEIDNISFLIAPLINSAGRMDDAIISYKFLHSKNMDEVMDYLEQIVSYNNNRKDEERELFKQCLEQVDENNSVIIVNGCNWHEGVLGIVASRLAKHFNKPAFVFSQCEDRAKASVRSVGQIDILEVIEKAKELVLSYGGHKGAAGVMVHVDQFELFKNRLNEICAQIPKEDFYSSDEVLGSIDPNEVDFELLEILEFFEPFGHKNPRPYFKFNQLFVKNKKYIGKDEKHIKLILTYDNKTLEALFFNYDYEPNIGENISLIASISKNNFRGLITPQLTIKEIIK
- a CDS encoding molybdenum-containing sulfite:cytochrome c oxidoreductase, monoheme cytochrome c subunit gives rise to the protein MEKYQLDQEQNSQEDRRGFLKNLGITLLGASALANVSFDNYFLGSQALAKELDSFKIDGKKDVIYHGERPMTAETQIYALDPDFTRPENFFVRNNGVPPEMSTIKERMKKGWTLEIGGESVKTAKTYTLDELKKKFKHYTYALTLECGGNGRGEVIPSTKGTQWGYGAVACGRWTGVRLKDILEDCGVKDDAVYIGYYGIDTKLNGEEASPISRGVPIKKAMQDETLVAWAYEGKDIPWINGYPLRLVCGGYPASTSGKWLSKIVVRNKVHDGEKMDTSYKVPVNPVKPGDFTSKVEMKIIESMPVRSIITNIKNNTKIKANKKFEVRGKAWAGELEVKEVYVSNDYGVTWTKAKVEKPLNRLAWQKWSTQISIPTKGYYEIWARAVDSEGNSQPMVLAQWNPGGYINNACHRINVLGV
- a CDS encoding molybdenum-containing sulfite:cytochrome c oxidoreductase, molybdopterin oxidoreductase subunit, which produces MFKKIILVLCIGFSFLFANAQYKVNPDTGLIIDPDSPLVEANCLACHGSGLITNMRASKQAWLAAIRWMQESEGLWEIPADDEEKILNYLTKYYGEKYDTRRRIPLNVLLEK
- a CDS encoding lytic transglycosylase domain-containing protein produces the protein MIQKLLLFFIFQGIVYAYETKIFVNNTYIPENFYKYDKDFKNAAKKYNIPVFLLKAIALTENASFEHDSIGINKNKTKDYGLMQINSIHLKRYGISKKDIQRACVNIDTAARLLYEIIQKHGFNWDAIGRYHSSNEKYKNIWLNKVAKNFITVIFKDINDLIVVEKIRVTKLMYLLLSFNEKQYLHLANN
- the thyX gene encoding FAD-dependent thymidylate synthase; the encoded protein is MKITLLNYTPLSVCSHATRTCWQSFDKGDCGGEKDKELIDRVGNKFKHASTLEHLNYTFYIQGISRACLQEVARHRHTSPSVKSTRYTLKELKNENEFKENDFENAKRYLVLTGNEVVDNASIKALENLRLILQNSISLDIAKYCLPESYKTELTLTINARSLQNFLTLRSSKSALWEIRNLANALFETLPQEHQFIFKHCIEENSQK
- a CDS encoding outer membrane beta-barrel protein; protein product: MKLKSLSIIASIALLSNVAIADENSGLLLGVDAGWFHTQIDSSIKHRNNGQKANFNGDLEGNIPVFGLKIGYRINENHRVYSAYNYSSEMSDVITIPRFTIDGEFDTHKILFGYDFTPKVFDNTRAVLGLYGGYARTDLTLKTGRLSLSENFDGFTYGAKIGALYELNLSNEIEFGFKVEKTTYTSRNFYKDSIGSNFYNPEQTNYGLYLGYTYKF